GGTGAGTCCGTTCGAGAAAGAAGTTATAGCTTTCCGCGATCAGGAGCCCCTTCTCGGTCAGGTGCTTCTCCGTTATCGGGACGCGTGTAAAAAGCTCCACGACCTCCGCGTCGATAAACGCCTGACCCTTTTCGAGCGCGACCGACACCCTGTGATTCCCGTCGCGGACAAAGTAGTACTCGCCGATCTTATAGACCGATATCGGGGGGAGGTCGCGGTTATCGAGGCGCGCGATATCGATGCCTTCCCAACGGTCGCGGGTATGCTGCTGCTGGGGCATGAAGTTGATATCGAAGTCCTGGTAACGCCCCTCGCTCCCGACAATTCTGTCGAGCGGAATGGAGCTCATCCCGCGAAATACCATCCCGTGCGGCGAAAGCAGGTACTTTACCTCGTCGAACTGGAATAATTGATTGTTCACACTGAATATTGTGGAAAAAAGACGGTTAAAAAACGCTTTATTACGCGCGCGCTCAAAATCCATTTTCGCTATGTTCTGGTTTTCATTAAAAGGATACATCGCGCTACCCTGTATTTTAATTCAGATCGAGAA
The sequence above is drawn from the Brevinematales bacterium genome and encodes:
- a CDS encoding transcriptional regulator, translating into MYPFNENQNIAKMDFERARNKAFFNRLFSTIFSVNNQLFQFDEVKYLLSPHGMVFRGMSSIPLDRIVGSEGRYQDFDINFMPQQQHTRDRWEGIDIARLDNRDLPPISVYKIGEYYFVRDGNHRVSVALEKGQAFIDAEVVELFTRVPITEKHLTEKGLLIAESYNFFLERTHLDEIVPGVHLDLTAPWGYYRLLEHIVTYKYLLGEKEHRDPTWEEAVRRWYYDAYLIVINVVTRTKILRRFPGRTKGDLYIWIMDHWHYLKEKYGDTAIEHAVKDFSDRFGTHSIRIFFQRVKERIVDFLTGRKRK